CCCCGGCTACCTACGTCCATGCTGCCCCGGTTGCCAAGACCTACGTCGCCCAGGCTGCTCCGATCGCTTACGCTGCCAAGACCTACGTCGCCCAGGCTGCTCCGGCCGCCATCAGCTACGAGGCTGCTCCAGTGTCGTACGTTGCTTCCGCTCCTCTGGCCAAGACTGCCTACGTCAGCAGCTACCCATCGATCTACGAGGCCCCGGCCGTCTACGCCAACCAGTATCACTAAAAGGTGTCGAGACGCTTCCCccctgaacctgaacctgtCCTGGAGCTAGCGCCCAAAGCGGTGACAATTGCCCTTCTTTTGTTCACATTTTCTCTGACTGTTTTCTGTGAAAGATGAGAACGGTAATTCAGTGCGAGGGCAATAAATTGATTGAGATTCGTACGTTTTAAATCCTGTGGTTTTGAATTCGTGGAAGATGAAAGAAAATCTTTTAAGCTTTGCTTTGAATTTCCTACGATGATTGTTTAAATGGCTGTTCGTCCTCTCCTGGCTGGATCCTGGCCAGGAGTCTTTGAATTGAATATTAAATGGATAGTTTTGgttgtttattttcttttttcaatttagaAATGCAATTTCGAACAAGATATTTAAGctaaaaaatcaatcattggtttgcttggttttgcaaatgttCTATTCAGTTTAACAATTAAACATTTCCGAGGTGGGTTAGTTTTCGAACCATTAGCCGGGTGTTCTGATagatatttttaatatttttttcaactttaatgACGATAAATTGGACATCGAAAATAATTTAATGCAGTTACATATTTTGTAAAtatattttgtttaaattcagTTAAATTTCGCTTGAAATTCCTTTCTGCATGTCTTCATCAAGCAGATTTCCAATAACATTGGATTTCAAGACAGCAAAACCATAGCACGATTAATGATCAACATGTCATAAAATATAGAGTTGGCATTTGTCAATTATTCAACAATTTATAGTAGTCAATTATTCAACAATTTATATATCTAGTAGTCAGAACGGCTGCCAAACGAATCAAGAGTTACTTGTACGTCTCAATGAATCTGTtgtattttgaaatgaaatgttgtattttgctttaaaaaaaaacacgcaaaaatgAAGTAGTCAGAACGGCTGCCAAACGAATCAAGAGTTACTTGTACGTCTCAATGAATCTGTtgtattttgaaatgaaatgttgtattttgctttaaaaaaaaaacacgcaaaaatgAAGTACGAAACCGATTATCAAATGTTCACGTATATTTtcacaagaaaaaaacgctTTTACTCGCATTCAGATACCGAACAGCGCCATGCTCGGTTGCTAACTGTTAGAAGGCTCAGTAGAGCAAGAAACTTAAGAATGaatccaacaaccaaccatcatTCTACTTGTTAGAATGGTTACAATGAGCAACGTTTTACGCGTGCGCGAACCGTCACAGTCGACGGACCATTAATGgtaattaatcaaaaatgGCGCCCCGTGGTTAGTGACATACGAGCCAAACAGCGGTCCTGCTACCGGTCGCGAGTAGTAGTAACCACCGTGAGGCAGGTAGTTAACGGCGAGCTGAggttggctggtggtgtgAGGGGATTCGACCGGAGCGggaaggggtttttggtggctcAGATATGCATCGGTCGCGTGCGATGTACCGGGAaacggtagctgctgctgatgttgctgctgatattgctgctggtgttgctgctgatcgaatCGATGATGAGCAGCATGTGCCACACCGCCAAGTCCGTGAATGAGGGCCGAAGATTGGTAGGAGACGGCGTTCGGTTGATAACCCTCACCAGCATGGCCGCGAATGACCGTACCGCTCGGTGTCCACTGGGAGAGCAACCGATCCGTCAGTTGCTGTGACGTTTGCAGCTGTTCGCGTAACCACTGCTGCAGATCCAAGGGGCGTCCATCCGATTGTCCGAGGATAGCCGTACTAGGGCCAGCGACGGGCGGTACGGGGGCTGCGGTCACCGGCGAGAACGTTGGCACCGTAGATGGACCGAACGGGCTGGGTGGAATCCGGTTTCGAATGGTCGTCACACGAGTGACGAGTCCCGTCACTCCCTGAAGTTGATCACCGTTCAAGGTCGTCTGCGGTTCGAACGAAACTTCCTGCACTTTGTTCATCTGGCGCTCGAGCCACTGGGCGAAATCTTCGCCCGCCGGTCGGAACTGCTGACCGAGCACATCACTGCTGGGCGTCGTTGGTGCTTCCTCCTCGAACCACGATTTTCCTCCATCCGGTAGAGCACTGGGGAAGGTTAGCGGTGGTAGgatgtcgctgctgctgctgctgctgctggtggtggtaggccTTATCGTAGTCGTGCTAGGTCGCTCCGTGGTGCTTGTCGTCCGAAAGACGGAttccgctggtgctgcaggtgtcgatgtcgtcgtcaaGCTGGAGCCAGAGTTCCCTTGCCAAGCTTTCGGTTCCCGTCCCGATAACCACAGTTTAAAGTCCTCCTCGTTGAGGTCGAAGATTGACTGTGGAGATACGGTACTGGAGCCATCCTGCTGTCCTAGGACACCGACCACCAGCGTCAGGAGGAGAAGCTAGCTCGTTAAAAGATCGGAGtggaagacaaaaaaaaaaccagaaatcgTTCTACCGTCAAAACCAGCTCAAATGACATTTGTCCAAGAATCGTTCTTACTCGGCGTCGTATCGGCGTCATCGCGGTTGTGGCGGCACTACAGACACTGGGCACTACTGCTGGCTTTCGCAAGGAGCGTACGCAACGGAACACACTTGTCGATCGGTTCACTGATGAGATAATACTGGCTTTATTGCAACTTCAACTGCCTTCAACTGTCTGGAGCATTGGACGAAACGATTCACTTTATAGGTTTCACTCGGAGACGCGAACGCAAGAAGACTCGGGACTCTTGGGTGTACGGTCGccacactggcactggctgaACACTGGCACTGTCGGCTAGCTGATATGAACGCTAAGCCCCAACGACGTCCAACGATCCTCAATCAGCAACCTCGATCAGCGCTCTATTATCGTCACTAAGAGGAACAGGAAGATCGAAACGAAGAGCAGAAATTGTCAGAAACGTGCAGAGGTTCACTGTACTCGCGTTCTCCTCACGGACTGTGCCACTGGGGGTCCCTGGATCTTCCTCGGTTCGTCGGAGCATCGAAGCCGGAAAGAAACCGTCTTCCAACCCCTTCCATTCTTCCCTGTAGCCGAGCACAAAGATCAACTAGCCGGTTTCATGTCCTTGGACTTAGCGTGAAAGTAGTTCTTCCAAACAGACTGCCCCATGTGCAGATGGCATTTAAAGAGGAAGCGCAGCCAGCTTCATCCGGTTCAGGGTTTGGTGGGGGGATCGTGAGTTCACTGTGATGCTGTGGTGCACTAGTTTCGTGGCAACATTTCGCGCTCTTGTCAGCTCCAGCCTGGTCCTGGCCGCTACAGATAGTGAAATAAGAGCAAACCAAGGGACGGTACTGCCCTACATCACAAGGCTCGACCGGACGGCTCTAGAAGGGTAGCGTGGTATGTTACCGGTTTTTGTTAACTTGAGAGTGTGGCACGACATGGTAAAGTTCATGGTTCCCTCTAAATTGGTGCGACTCCGCcacggcgaccacgacgacgacaacgacgacattTCGAACCCATGTCAACGGAGGTCCACCGCTTACGGTTACGAAGGACTCGACACGCAGAAGGGAATTCACCAATTCAGCAAACCCCAAGCATCGGAACTTCGAAAATCCCTTGTACCTGGTGACTGCGGTGACTGGCGACTGGCGGGAGATAATTTGTATCTGAAGAGCTCGCAAATTAATTACAACCCTATGATCGGCTGTTCGTGGAAGTCGTCCAAACACACCGTTATACACGCTTGAGGATCCCTCCCTCAATAACTTTACCTTTGGCAACGTAGCACGGGGCAAAACGGATCACTCTACACTCCACCTAGAGTTCTGGACCTGGAACACACAAAGTGGATCACCGTTTTTGCCGGTCCTATCGGCGGTGATGTCGTCGAGGAACTGCGAAGTCGAAGGATGCAAAAACGCGTCCCTGCTCCAGCCCCAAACGGCCACAGCCGGGCCGGGGTCTATGTGTGGGGAAGAATAAATCAGGTTTACGACTGTCAATCCTAATCCGAATCGGGAGCCCCGCATTTCTTGATGACATTTTAAAATGCTAAAATGTTAGttgtagcagctgctggatgTGTGCAGCCGCTGCAAACACCTAGGCACCATGCTAGCCAGTTAAGCCGAGTGAATATTGATGAGAAGGCGTATTGACCGGCAGTGCTTACTGAGTGATAAATGGAACTGGAAGGAACTGTTTAAGGCGGTGTGAAGAAAGTAAAAGTGGTCAGTCCGTTAGTCAGGGAGGCAGATGCAAATGGCGCGCACATATTCAAGAATACTAATTATTAGTTCTCAATCAAAAGCAGAGCAGTGAATGAAGCTCCGGCGACTGCGCACAGTGCGGTTATAATTATGGAATGCTGTAGCGTACTCGCTAGAACAATGATGGAAGCAACTCCTTGGAATGAGTTGTGGGTTGTGTATTTGTTGTGTTGATTGCTAGCAGTGTGCTGTTAACATGCTTCCAAATAGTTAGCCTATGGTAAATTATCAATCGATAGTTTGTACTTTGGGCTAATCAAGATTAGAATGATTCTATTTATGTCGGAAAGTAAGATGAAAAAGTTTCCCAAACATGTGGCATGGTGTATGGACTCCGTAAAATtcattattttgtttattcAATATTCATGTTGGACTATGTTTGCTTGGATCTGTTCTAAATTTTGTTATTCAAAtaagaaaatgtttaaaatggtTTAGGCGGTTTTTAAAATCAATCCTTTATTTtcaaaatccaatcaaataAGACGACATTTTAAAGAAGTATTCTCATGACCCACCTTCTCGTAGAGATAATCTAAGGGATAAGGAATGATTTTGAATTTGCTAATCTATTTGTCACGAAACATGCTACCTGTAATGAGCCTGTAGAAGAAAAATAATCGACGAAACTCTACAGTGCAACTATTATGTGTTTCCGAATGATCTTCGAAGGTATCACAGAAGGTATCACATTAAAGTCCACCAGCCAATGCCAACAAATTGTAGGCGTCCATGTTGAGCTCTCAGACTTGCAAAAGTCAAATGAATTCCCTTGCACTATCACAAACACGGAAGATCCCGATGGTGATAACGAATCGGAATCAAGTTCCTAAttgaaactaaaaataaatccatttcgtttgtgttttggAAGACTTTTCTTTATTCGTTTTCGACAGCCGCCGCACAGAACGCTTCTAATCTTTCACCAACAATCACAAATGAACAATAGAAGCAGCTCTCTACCCGGTACGCGATCCCGGCGTGATCACGTCTTGTGTAAAACGGCGTTACGAGAGTGAACTAAAGATGCCTTTTTGCCATTGCGCCACACACGGcggccgctgctactgctctcaCCACTATCGTCGTTCCCACGAGATGCAGCCTCGTCGCTCGATTGCAAATTTCACTGGAGTATCACTATCACCGGGCGTTTCCCTTCCCACCTCCGGTGAAGAAAGAGGGATTTGAAACACCCAACccttacacgcacacacgctcgtaACACAGACGTTCCGTATCCTTGTCCAAAGATCCTGCACCTACATCAGTCCGGGTCCGATCGTCTAAGCCTCCGATCCGAAACCGGGACTTACAGATGATAGGCGTAGGCGTGATCGTGATAGGCCAGGGCCGGTGCAGCATAAGCGTAAGCGGCCGGGGCCGCATAGTAGGTCGTCTTGGCGATCGGTGTCGACACGAGCGTCTGCTTAACGGCCGGCGCATAGATCGGTTCGCTGATCTTGGCCGAGTTGTGTACCACCGTCGAGCTCTGGTGCGAAACGGCGGTCGGGATCGTCTTCACCAGGCTACCGACGTGCGCCACCGTTGGCTCCTCGATGATGCTCTTCTGGTAGTAGATCTCTGGCTTAGCGATCAGTGCCGCCGGTGCATACGCGTACGGTGCCGAGTACGTGAGCGCTCCTGGACGGGCGGCAGCAATGGCCAGCAGGGTAGACAGCACCACCTTCGGAAGGATCGgggaaacgaaaaaatgaGGTTAGGGATggggaaaatcgatcgatcgcttcgctttaCTTACCAACTTCATCATTTTGAGTGCGGAGGATggggttttgattgtttgaacgaatgaagaagaaggtctGTGTTGCCTTGGCCGCTGTTGGACTGACTATGCATTCCCAGTGGCTGGCCAGCAGCTTTTATAGCAAAACGGTTGCACGCGCGTACGGGTTCTAGCATCGTCGACCGGCGACCAGGAAAAACGAtctaaccgaaaccgaaacaagtGAGGGAAAAAGACTCGCCAACTGGCAGGCCGGCcggtaagcgacgaacctcgtGTCTCGTGGCGAGTCCCGATGAAAAACCGGCCGATCATCGTcgaggaaggaggagtggAAGGCAGGAGCGACAGTAATAATTTCACcatcccttccttccaccctcaccaccatagttgtgtatgtgtatgcccAAGAGAGTAATCTCCATCAAGATcatgctgctagtgctgctgcagcggccacTGACCACCATGACCACGGCGTGGGCTCCGTCAGAGGCTGCAATCTCGATCTATATGCCTCTCCCCCCCCGGTCCGCTGTCCATTATCTGGCGACATACGATCGAAGTACGATGTATTGTtgcacagacatacacacatggTTTACACACTATGTGGCTGCAGTACATAGAACTCATTTACATTACCCACTGTACTGCCGGCCACCGGTGCACACATTCTGTGCTGGGACCTTATAGGGGGGGCCGGTATCACTCGGAA
This sequence is a window from Anopheles darlingi chromosome 3, idAnoDarlMG_H_01, whole genome shotgun sequence. Protein-coding genes within it:
- the LOC125957662 gene encoding uncharacterized protein LOC125957662, which produces MTPIRRRLLLLTLVVGVLGQQDGSSTVSPQSIFDLNEEDFKLWLSGREPKAWQGNSGSSLTTTSTPAAPAESVFRTTSTTERPSTTTIRPTTTSSSSSSSDILPPLTFPSALPDGGKSWFEEEAPTTPSSDVLGQQFRPAGEDFAQWLERQMNKVQEVSFEPQTTLNGDQLQGVTGLVTRVTTIRNRIPPSPFGPSTVPTFSPVTAAPVPPVAGPSTAILGQSDGRPLDLQQWLREQLQTSQQLTDRLLSQWTPSGTVIRGHAGEGYQPNAVSYQSSALIHGLGGVAHAAHHRFDQQQHQQQYQQQHQQQLPFPGTSHATDAYLSHQKPLPAPVESPHTTSQPQLAVNYLPHGGYYYSRPVAGPLFGSYVTNHGAPFLINYH